The window TGGAGAATGGAACGATGCCATCAATAACGATATTATGTTGATGAAACGTGATATTTTGGAACTGATGATGGATGATGGGATCAATAAATTTATCCTGATAGGAGAGAATGTTTTAAATTTCCATGCTTCAGATGATAGCTATTATGAAGAATGGTTTCAAGAGGTAGAAGATGGCTGGATTGTTGGTGTTAATTTTCAGGAACATGTAATTAGAGAGTTCAAAAGTAACAGCATCGATTATTACATTAACTTTGGCGGAGCATTTGATGAAATGCCTTGGCGTACCCTAAAACCTTTACAATTCTTTAAAAAAGTTGAAGAACAGCTGACAAAAAGATTGAATTAAAATATTTATTTTTATATAATTTAAATACACAAAATTAAAATGGAACAACAAAATTATCAATATCAGAATAACAGTGTTTTTGTACAGGAGGGATCCATATCCAAAAAATTCTTTGCAAGTGTTTTCTTATGGATGTTTGTAGCACTTAGTTTATCAACATTTGCTGCTTATTTTATTTCGTCTAGCCAAGAAAATTTAGGTTACTTAATTAATTTTCAAACTGGACAAAGAACTGGTTTAGGCTATGTTGCTATGTTTGCGCCGCTTGGATTGGTTTTGTTAATGGGAGCAGGCTTTAATAAACTTTCATATGGAGCCTTACTCGGAGTTTTTATATTATTTTCTTTATTATTAGGCGTTAGTTTAAGTTTCATATTACTTATATATACAGGCGCTTCGGTTATTACCTGTTTTGCAGCTGCCGCTGGTATATTTGGGATTATGGCATTTTTGGGCTATACAACAGAAATTGATTTAAGCAAATTCGGTCCGATTTTAATGGTTGGGGTTGCAGGTTTATTTATTGCAAGTATTCTGAACATGTTTATTAAAAGCGAACAGTTTAGTTTAATCATGGCATTTATAGGTATTGCTGTTTTTACGGCCTTAACTGCATACGATGTTCAAAAAATTAAACGTATCGGAATGGGGATCGAAGAAAGTGGTGAGCAAATTCAATCTGCTGATACAAAGAAATTGGCTATAATGGCTGCATTGTCCTTATATCTCGATTTCATTAATATTTTTCTTTTCTTATTACGTATTTTCGGAAGCAGAAAATAATCATCAATTTCAGAACAATATTTTAAAGGCTGCGCAATTATGTGTAGCCTTTGTAATATAATTTGGTCAACAAGCGATAAATTTTGGAATTGACCTTGCTTTGTTGCATTTTTGTACGCTTATTAAGAAAGACGGAGGGATTAGACCCAACGAAGTCTTAGCAACCTGTTTTCCGATACAAGGTGCTACATTCTATCTCGATTTTAATCGAGGGCAGATAAGTTTAGGATTACGATTCTCGTACCAACTTTTTAAATAAGCTTTTTTTGAGTACTTAGTAGATAGTATTTAGTATTTAGATATTAAATGCTAAAAATTTACTGAGTTTATTGTAGTTGTATTTCGTGTTAAATGTCTTGATACTTTATATTAACTACTAAATACTAGTATGAATATTAGAGAAGAATTAGAAAAACGTATTCTGGTGATTGATGGTGCCATGGGGACCATGATTCAGCGCTATACTTTAACAGAAGAAGATTTTAGAGGTGAGCGTTTTGCAAATCATCCTTGCGATGTAAAAGGCAATAATGACTTGCTAAATATAACCCGGCCGGATATAATCAAAGCCATACACTTAGAATATTTAACGGCTGGCGCTGATATTATAGAAACCAACACTTTCAGTACGCAGCGCATTTCCATGGCCGATTACCAAATGGAAGATCTTTCCTACGAAATGAGTTTCGAAGGATCGAGGGTTGCTAAAGAAGCTGTTGATGAATTTATGGCTGCAAATCCAGATCGAAGATGTTTTGTCGCTGGTGCAATTGGCCCAACCAATCGTACACTTTCTATGTCGCCAAACGTAAACGACCCAGGTTATAGAGCCGTTTATTTTGATGAATTAGAAATTGCTTATTACGAACAAGTTCGAGGATTGGTAGATGGCGGTGCTGATGTGCTTTTAATCGAGACAATATTTGATACTTTAAATGCAAAGGTGGCCATTGTTGCCATTAAGAAATACGAGGAAGTTATTGGACGTAAGCTCGAAATTATGATTTCTGGTACCATAACCGATGCATCTGGCAGAACATTATCCGGACAAACAGCAGAAGCCTTTTTAAATTCGGTAATGCATGCAAAACCTTTAAGTATTGGGTTTAATTGTGCTCTGGGTGCTAAAGAAATGCGTCCACATATTGAAGAATTAGCCGCAAAAGCGGGATGTTATGTTTCCGCATATCCAAACGCAGGATTACCAAATGAATTTGGTGCTTATGATGAGCAGCCTCATGAAACCGCTCATTTAGTCGATGATTTTATTGCATCAGGTTTTGTAAATATCGTTGGCGGTTGTTGTGGCACTACGCCAGAACATATTGGTTGTATTGCAGCCAATGCTCGCAAAGCATCTCCAAGAAAAATCCCAACAATTGAGCCGTTTATGCGCTTAAGCGGTTTAGAGCCGGTTACCATTACTCCCGAAAGCATTTTTGTAAATATTGGCGAGAGAACCAATATTACAGGTTCTCCAAAATTTTCTAAACTTATTTTAGGTGGTGATTATGAAGCCGCTTTAGCCGTTGCCCTGCAACAAGTGGAAGGTGGCGCACAGGTAATCGATGTAAATATGGATGAAGGCATGCTGGATTCGGAAGCAGCCATGACTAAATTCTTAAACCTTATTGCATCAGAACCTGATATTTCAAAATTGCCAATCATGGTCGATTCCTCTAAATGGTCGGTTATAGAAAATGGTTTAAAATGTTTGCAGGGAAAAGGCATCGTTAACTCAATTTCTTTAAAAGAAGGTGAGGAAAAGTTTAAAGAAAGTGCCCGAAAAATTATGCAATATGGCGCTGCGGTTGTGGTAATGGCTTTTGATGAACGTGGACAAGCAGATAACTACGAACGCCGTAAAGAAATATGCAAAAGAAGTTACGATATTTTAGTAACTGAATTAGGCTTCCCAGCTCAAGATATTATTTTTGATCCAAATATTTTAACCGTTGCAACGGGTTTAGAAGAACATAATAATTATGCTGTCGATTTTATAAATGCCACAAGGTGGATAAAAGAAAACCTGCCATTTGCTAAAGTAAGTGGTGGAGTTTCAAATATTTCATTCTCTTTTAGGGGAAATAATACGGTTCGCGAAGCGATGCATTCTGCCTTTCTTTACCACGCCATTCAGGCGGGCTTAGATATGGGAATTGTAAATGCTGGGATGCTTGAAGTTTATCAGGAGATTCCGCCAGAATTGTTGGAACGTGTAGAAGATGTGTTGTTAAATCGTCGAGATGACGCTACAGAACGTTTAGTTGAATATGCAGATACCATTAAAAGTAAAGGCAAGGAAATTGTTCGAAACGAAGAATGGAGAAAAGGCCCGGTCGAAGAAAGATTATCACACTCCCTTGTAAAAGGAATTGTAGAATATTTGGATGATGATGTTGAAGAAGCCCGTCAGAAATATGCTCGCCCAATTCAGGTAATCGAAGGTCCGTTGATGGATGGAATGA is drawn from Pedobacter mucosus and contains these coding sequences:
- the metH gene encoding methionine synthase; its protein translation is MNIREELEKRILVIDGAMGTMIQRYTLTEEDFRGERFANHPCDVKGNNDLLNITRPDIIKAIHLEYLTAGADIIETNTFSTQRISMADYQMEDLSYEMSFEGSRVAKEAVDEFMAANPDRRCFVAGAIGPTNRTLSMSPNVNDPGYRAVYFDELEIAYYEQVRGLVDGGADVLLIETIFDTLNAKVAIVAIKKYEEVIGRKLEIMISGTITDASGRTLSGQTAEAFLNSVMHAKPLSIGFNCALGAKEMRPHIEELAAKAGCYVSAYPNAGLPNEFGAYDEQPHETAHLVDDFIASGFVNIVGGCCGTTPEHIGCIAANARKASPRKIPTIEPFMRLSGLEPVTITPESIFVNIGERTNITGSPKFSKLILGGDYEAALAVALQQVEGGAQVIDVNMDEGMLDSEAAMTKFLNLIASEPDISKLPIMVDSSKWSVIENGLKCLQGKGIVNSISLKEGEEKFKESARKIMQYGAAVVVMAFDERGQADNYERRKEICKRSYDILVTELGFPAQDIIFDPNILTVATGLEEHNNYAVDFINATRWIKENLPFAKVSGGVSNISFSFRGNNTVREAMHSAFLYHAIQAGLDMGIVNAGMLEVYQEIPPELLERVEDVLLNRRDDATERLVEYADTIKSKGKEIVRNEEWRKGPVEERLSHSLVKGIVEYLDDDVEEARQKYARPIQVIEGPLMDGMNIVGDLFGAGKMFLPQVVKSARVMKKAVAYLLPFIEQEKLDNPDQNQSSSAGRVLMATVKGDVHDIGKNIVGVVLACNNFEIVDMGVMVPAQDIIKKAKEINADIIGLSGLITPSLDEMVHFAKEMERENFTIPLIIGGATTSRIHAAVKVAPNYSGPAIHVLDASRSVTVCSTLMNPETKDEYVAGIRAEYDKAREAHLNKRSDKRFKTIEQARENKFKIDFEEDLPIPEFTGTRVFDNYPLEELVPYIDWTPFFHTWELRGSYPKIFADKNVGDEAKKLFDDAQELLKRILDGKFLTARGVIGFWPANSVGDDIVLKVRSSKSNVGSLQEDSTLETQHAELRTIHTLRQQAEKVDGQPYYALSDFIAPKETGIQDYFGGFAVTTGIGVDELVAEFEANYDDYNSIMVKALADRLAEAFAERMHERVRKEFWGYAKDENLTNQDLIKEEYAGIRPAPGYPACPEHTEKGTLFQLLDAENKIGLKLTESYAMYPTAAVSGFYFAHPQSRYFGLGKITKDQIEDYAVRKAMPVEEVERWLGPNLAY
- a CDS encoding Bax inhibitor-1/YccA family protein codes for the protein MEQQNYQYQNNSVFVQEGSISKKFFASVFLWMFVALSLSTFAAYFISSSQENLGYLINFQTGQRTGLGYVAMFAPLGLVLLMGAGFNKLSYGALLGVFILFSLLLGVSLSFILLIYTGASVITCFAAAAGIFGIMAFLGYTTEIDLSKFGPILMVGVAGLFIASILNMFIKSEQFSLIMAFIGIAVFTALTAYDVQKIKRIGMGIEESGEQIQSADTKKLAIMAALSLYLDFINIFLFLLRIFGSRK